The Brassica napus cultivar Da-Ae chromosome C1, Da-Ae, whole genome shotgun sequence DNA segment TATATCTACGGCATTGCATTCTCAAACCAGTCAAATTCTTAACCCTCACAGTCAAGTAAAAGGTAATATAATCCATTGTTACTATGGTATTGTATGCATATTATGAGAATACATGAACTAATTACTATCACTTTGTTTAGAAGCAAACATTCAGGTGAATTCAACTCCACAAACATCGATTCCTCCAAAGAAAAGAGCGGATGGTGAAACCCGAAATTGTAAAATAGGTGGTTCATTTGTTAAGAGTAGTGACGTACGAAGTAATTCTATTGCAAATTCCATATCTACTGGAAAACAATGCCAAACAAAACAACTTCTTCACCGTCGCAGTCAAGTTAAAGGTAAGCCTTAAGATTGAGCTGTAAAGAATTTTGAGATCAACGTATTTACCTAAAACCTAgctaatatcaaatattttttcagCAAACATTCTGGTTAATTCAACAGAGCATATTTCATACCCTCCAAAGAAAATGGCTAAATCAACAGATACTGCTCAAGTTGATTCAGATGAGTCAGGTATAAACCTTAAAAATGTATCTATATAGAAATATTGGCCATACTCTTAGAACTCTGATACGGACACTTTCTTATGatgaaaaactaattataaagtAATATTCATGGCTATTCAATTGTCAGATTCTGGTTCTGAATTATGGGATTGCACTAGCAGCGATGACGATGACAACCAATCTGACTCAGATACATTTGAGGATGATCATGCTAAAAGGATTGAAAGGCAAGCACGAATCAATATGGTTGCAAATCGTTTTGCACAGGTGTTTGGTTGTTTGACAAACAAAGATTCACCTGTAGTTGACGTACCCGTGGTATCTAGAGCAAAAGAAGAAGGTAATTCACATGATAGCATATAAGTTTTTCAAACATATACTATTTAAGTTTTGGTATGaatagaaatattaataaatgCATCTGTGATAATTGGCCACAGAGGACTATAAAGATGATGGTGATCTAACAAGACAATGTCTGAAATGTGGAGCTCTCTTTTGGTACAATGAAAGGGTGAGTAAGAGTAGAAATGCAAGAACTCCTGTGTTCACCATGTGTTGCATGAGAGGAAAAGTCCAACTTCCCCAACTAAAAGAACCACCTGAATTACTTCGTCGGCTGCTTACAAATGATGATTCGATGAGTAAGCACTTTCGTGATAATATCAGACCCATAAACATGATGTTTTCCTTTACATCTCTTGGTGGAAAGATTGATAACTCAATTAACAAGGGTCAAGGTCCTAAAGTGTTCAAACTACATGGTGAGAATTATCATTTGATAGGGAGTTTGAAACCTCCGCCTGACCACCCTGCAAAGTTCTCTCAGTTATATATTCATGACACGGAAAATGAAGTTCAAAACAGAATAGCTGCACTGAGGTAAATTTTGCAGCGTGTCTATAAGATTGTATTTAcagaaactaaatatatattttaaggaTTTTggagttttaatattaatatttgtacgGCTATATTTTATGCAGTGGGAATTCTGAAAAAAGCAAAATAAGAGAAGACTTGGTCGAGGCTATCATGAATATGTTAAGAATCTCTAATGTTCATGTCAAGACCTTTCGTAATGCAATGGACAGGTTTAATGCTGAAGATGAATGTCAAGAGCTCAGTTTGGTCTTAATTCACAATCGTCTAAAAGATGGACGTGTTTACAATCTCCCGACTTCTTCAGAAGTAGCGGCTTTGGTGGTTGGTGATTTTCAGTTAGACATGGATAAACGTGATATTATTctggaaaaatattcgggaaaACTGAAAAGAATCAACGAGCTGCATCCTTGCTATCTGCCTCTTCAGTATCCATTGATATTCCCATATGGAGAAGATGGATTTCGATTAGGGATTCAAAATGGTTTCACCGGTAACGGCAAAAGGAAAAAGCATAATATCAGTATGAGGGAATTTTTCGCATACAGGATTCAAATCCGGAATTCTGGTTCGCAAGTCCTTCTTCTATCCAGACGTTTGTTGCAGCAGTTTTTGGTAGATGCTTATACAATGATCGAGACACACCGTCTACGGTACATTAGGAAAAATCAGGCTAATCTACGGACACTGAAGTTCAGTAAGTTTGTTGCTGCTGCGAACGACGGTAATACAACTTTGCCTATTGAGGGTAACCGAATTATCATTCCCTCATCCTTCACAGGCGGTCCAAGATATATGCATCAGATGTATTTGGATGCTATGACTATCTGCAAATACTTTGGGTTTCCAGATCTCTTCATAACTTTCACATGTAATCCTAAATGGCCTGAGCTGTCTAGGTATTTTCGGAAATACAATCTCAGGTCCGAGGACAGACCTGAACTGTGTTGTAGATTGTTCAAAGTAAAGCTGGATTGCTTGATGGAGGATCTAACCAAAAAACATTTGCTTGGCAAGACAGTGTCAGGTATGTTAATAAGTTTGATTATTTCATATGAGAtgtaattttaacttttgctattggatttctaatttttctctttcttgCAGCACTTTATACTATCGAGTTCCAGAAGCGTGGGCTCCCACATGCTCATATTCTTTTGTTCATGGATTCAAAAGACAAATTTCCTAATGCCGAGGATATCGACCGCATTATTTCAGCCGAAATTCCTGAAAAAACCCAAGAACCCAAACTGTATGAGGTTGTAAAGGACATGATGATTCATGGACCATGTGGTGTTGTCAACAAAAAATCTCCGTGCATGCAAGATGGGAAGTGTAGCAAATTTTTCCCCAGAAAACATGTTGAGAAAACTACTGTGGATGGTCAAGGTTACCCTGTTTACAGGAGAAGAGAAGATGGGGCTTTTGTTGAGAAGAAAGAAATTCAGTTAGACAATCGGTTTGTTGTGCCTTACAACAAGAGTTTACTACTTCGGTATAATGCTCATATTAATGTGGAATGGTGCAATCAGACCCGGTCAATTAAGTACTTATTTAAGTATATCAACAAAGGTAATGACCGTATTACAGCAACAGTTACTCAAAAGTCGAGCACGACCGAGGCTACTGGAGCTGAGACACGTGAAATAAATAACCCAAGAGGAGAAGGTGAAACTACTATGGATGAAGGTGCTGAAGCCGTAGttgatgaaataaaaaattattttgaagcgAGGTTAGCAAAACTATTATGTATTattactttttgtttgtttttcctcATATATGAATGTGGCATCGATTCAACtatgaattataaatattttaggtaCATCTCTGCTTGTGAGTCGTCTTGGAGGATCCTTGCCTTTCCCACCCATTACCGATCAACACCTGTAGAAAATCTTACATTCCATCTAGAAGGAGAGCAACCTGTTATTTACAAGGAAGGAGATTCTGTGGAAAGTGTTTTGGCTCGTGTGCAGAATTCAAAGACAATGTTTTTAGCTTGGTTTTATTGTTGTGAACGATACCCTGAAGCAAGAGATTTGACCTATGCAGAACTTCCAACAAGATTCGTATATGatggaaaacaaaaagaatggaATCCAAGGAAGAAAGGTTTTGCAATTGGGAGATTAGCTCCAGTTTCCCCAAGTTCTGGTCAGAAATATTTTCTGAGGGTTTTGTTGAACAAGGTTAGAGGTCCACGGTGTTATGATGATATAAAAACAGTAGAAGGGATAGTTCACCCAAGCTACGAGGATGCATGTTACAAGCTGGGTTTGTTGGACGATGATAAAGAATATATTGAAGACTGAAAGAATGTTCTTTTTGGGCGTCCAGTGATTATGTCCGCAAACTGTTTGGGAACATGTTGTTATCCGGTTGTTTATCTACGCCTAAGTTGGTCTGGGAAGCAACCACTGACATCCTATCTGAATATATTCTCTACACTGAGCGTAAGAAGCGTCATAACCCAGGTAAGAAATTGCATTTAATCGaacttatatttaattttatggaTTACTTGAAATCCTAAtaaaaaggaattttttttagGTCTCATAATGACCGAAGAAGAAATTTTGAATTGTACTTTGGTCATGATTGAAAATATCTTGCAAAGTAAGAATAGTTCTTTGGCTAACTGGGAGTCAATGCCAAAACCCATTCATACTTCTCAGGTTTATGACGACAATCAGTTATTACATCAGGAACTTAATTACGACAGAGACGAACTGCAGATTAAGCACGATGAATGGCTTCGTATGCTGACAGATGAGCAAAAGTCAGTGTATGATGAGATTATAGGAGCTGTCATGGGGAAGAAAGGTGGTGTCTTTTTCGTGTATGGTTTTGGAGGTACAGGGAAAACATTTTTGTGGAATATTCTTTCAGCTGCCATTCGATCTAGAGGTGATGTTGTCCTTAATGTTGCATCTAGCGGTATCGCCTCCTTATTGTTACCAGGAGGGAGAACAGCTCATTCACGGTTTGGAATTCCTCTAAATCCTGATGAGTTTTCTACATGCAATATAGAGCCTGGAAGCCATCGGTCTGAATTAATATCTAGAGCTTCTCTTATTATTTGGGACGAAGCACCAATGATGAGTAAGCATTGCTTTGAGGCTCTTGATCGAACTATGTGTGATATTATGAACACCACAGATGACAAACCATTTGGAGGTAAAACCGTTGTTTTCGGTGGTGATTTCAGGCAGATACTACCAGTCATTCCTAGGGGAAATCGAGCTGATATTGTAATGGCTGCTCTGAATTCTTCATATTTGTGGAAGTATTGCAAAGTTTTGCAGCTGACAAAAAATATGAGACTGTTTTCAGAGACAGATGTTCATGAAGCCGAGGAGATTAAGGCTTTTTCAAAATGGATTTTGGACTTGGGAGATGGAAAGATCAATGAGCCAAACAATGGGGAAACTTTGATAGATATTCCGAAAGATCTTTTGATTACTCAGTGCAGTGAACCAATTGAGTCAATAGTTTCGGAAGTTTATGGGGACACATTCAAGGACTCTAATGATCCAATATTTTTTCAAGAAAGAGCCATATTATGTCCCACCAACCAAGATGTTGATG contains these protein-coding regions:
- the LOC106378219 gene encoding uncharacterized protein LOC106378219, whose translation is MAKSTDTAQVDSDESDSGSELWDCTSSDDDDNQSDSDTFEDDHAKRIERQARINMVANRFAQVFGCLTNKDSPVVDVPVVSRAKEEEDYKDDGDLTRQCLKCGALFWYNERIDNSINKGQGPKVFKLHGENYHLIGSLKPPPDHPAKFSQLYIHDTENEVQNRIAALSGNSEKSKIREDLVEAIMNMLRISNVHVKTFRNAMDRFNAEDECQELSLVLIHNRLKDGRVYNLPTSSEVAALVVGDFQLDMDKRDIILEKYSGKLKRINELHPCYLPLQYPLIFPYGEDGFRLGIQNGFTGNGKRKKHNISMREFFAYRIQIRNSGSQVLLLSRRLLQQFLVDAYTMIETHRLRYIRKNQANLRTLKFSKFVAAANDGNTTLPIEGNRIIIPSSFTGGPRYMHQMYLDAMTICKYFGFPDLFITFTCNPKWPELSRYFRKYNLRSEDRPELCCRLFKVKLDCLMEDLTKKHLLGKTVSALYTIEFQKRGLPHAHILLFMDSKDKFPNAEDIDRIISAEIPEKTQEPKLYEVVKDMMIHGPCGVVNKKSPCMQDGKCSKFFPRKHVEKTTVDGQGYPVYRRREDGAFVEKKEIQLDNRFVVPYNKSLLLRYNAHINVEWCNQTRSIKYLFKYINKGNDRITATVTQKSSTTEATGAETREINNPRGEGETTMDEGAEAVVDEIKNYFEARYISACESSWRILAFPTHYRSTPVENLTFHLEGEQPVIYKEGDSVESVLARVQNSKTMFLAWFYCCERYPEARDLTYAELPTRFVYDGKQKEWNPRKKGFAIGRLAPVSPSSGQKYFLRVLLNKVRGPRCYDDIKTVEGIVHPSYEDACYKLGLLDDDKEYIED
- the LOC106378220 gene encoding ATP-dependent DNA helicase PIF1-like, which codes for MPKPIHTSQVYDDNQLLHQELNYDRDELQIKHDEWLRMLTDEQKSVYDEIIGAVMGKKGGVFFVYGFGGTGKTFLWNILSAAIRSRGDVVLNVASSGIASLLLPGGRTAHSRFGIPLNPDEFSTCNIEPGSHRSELISRASLIIWDEAPMMSKHCFEALDRTMCDIMNTTDDKPFGGKTVVFGGDFRQILPVIPRGNRADIVMAALNSSYLWKYCKVLQLTKNMRLFSETDVHEAEEIKAFSKWILDLGDGKINEPNNGETLIDIPKDLLITQCSEPIESIVSEVYGDTFKDSNDPIFFQERAILCPTNQDVDVINNYMLDHLTGDERIYLSSDSVDPSDLNSKDDSVFSPKFLNSIKTSGLPNHSLRLRIGTPVMLLRNIDPDVGLCNGTRLQITQLANHIIGARVITGKRVGEKVFLHRILITPTDTKLPFKMRRRQFPLKVAFAMTINKSQGQTLANVGLYLPRPVFSHGQLYVAVSRVKSRKGLKILITDTDAKPQDSTMNVVFKEVFQNLFDYHDDV